Proteins co-encoded in one Dreissena polymorpha isolate Duluth1 chromosome 12, UMN_Dpol_1.0, whole genome shotgun sequence genomic window:
- the LOC127853618 gene encoding integumentary mucin C.1-like isoform X3, which yields MSSCSSFSVDTTIVARMCHNSVVVGPKVYIDADDAGSTTLSSGVPCTCTVTTHVGKVMEIQSNFTGAASTICGTSMEITGLGVSNGTASHSCNNSTFDVATHTYMNMTVGVNKVQTPYQSTYCVSLDFRYCGMGQFQCNSGYCIPDASRCDSNPDCTDASDEDNCGGGSVKCSEGLVVCPGGQGCMAQAGRCNNVTDCNDGSDEAKCQTEVTTTGVSPTNDPSKPLITVTCIESLYLPPVTTTPTTTTPTTTFTSTTITTIITTAISAAMSTLSSTNTPSLDTDIQSSFTTPTATYNTTGIVRTDTHPTQDSTPPWIIAVSIVIPVVLIAVAVVIYYILSKAKKNDTAKRNPT from the exons ATGTCCAGCTGCAGCTCCTTCTCTGTCGATACAACAATAG TTGCCAGGATGTGTCACAACAGCGTCGTGGTCGGCCCAAAGGTCTACATCGATGCCGACGACGCCGGCAGCACCACTCTGTCGTCAGGAGTTCCTTGCACGTGCACTGTGACCACACATGTCGGCAAGGTGATGGAGATCCAATCCAACTTCACTGGAGCTGCAAGTACAAT ATGTGGCACCTCCATGGAAATCACCGGTCTGGGTGTGAGCAACGGGACTGCATCGCACTCATGTAACAATTCTACGTTTGACGTCGCAACACACACGTACATGAACATGACCGTGGGAGTAAACAAAGTCCAGACTCCGTACCAGTCTACGTACTGCGTGTCGTTGGATTTTC GGTACTGCGGAATGGGTCAGTTCCAGTGCAACAGTGGATATTGTATACCGGACGCTAGCAGATGTGATTCTAATCCGGACTGCACGGATGCTTCGGACGAGGACAACTGTGGTGGAG GGAGTGTGAAATGTTCGGAGGGACTAGTTGTTTGTCCCGGAGGTCAGGGCTGTATGGCCCAGGCAGGCAGGTGCAACAACGTCACGGACTGCAATGATGGATCAGACGAAGCTAAATGCCAAA CTGAGGTAACGACGACAGGAGTTTCGCCTACAA ATGACCCATCAAAGCCTCTCATCACAGTCACGTGTATTGAGAGTCTGTACCTACCGCCCGTAAcgacaacaccaacaacaactacTCCGACAACAACTTTTACTTCTACAACAATTACTACAATAATTACTACAGCTATATCAGCTGCCATGTCCACCCTTTCCTCAACTAACACACCATCGTTAGATACTGACATTCAATCATCATTTACAACCCCTACCGCGACGTATAACACAACAGGCATCGTACGTACTGATACACACCCTACTCAAGACTCAACACCACCGTGGATAA TTGCAGTCAGTATCGTAATACCAGTCGTCCTTAttgctgttgctgttgttatttATTACATTCTTTCGAAAG CTAAGAAAAATGACACTGCGAAAAGAAATCCAACCTAA
- the LOC127853618 gene encoding integumentary mucin C.1-like isoform X1, translating into MLLIILGFFFLKGVMSSCSSFSVDTTIVARMCHNSVVVGPKVYIDADDAGSTTLSSGVPCTCTVTTHVGKVMEIQSNFTGAASTICGTSMEITGLGVSNGTASHSCNNSTFDVATHTYMNMTVGVNKVQTPYQSTYCVSLDFRYCGMGQFQCNSGYCIPDASRCDSNPDCTDASDEDNCGGGSVKCSEGLVVCPGGQGCMAQAGRCNNVTDCNDGSDEAKCQTEVTTTGVSPTNDPSKPLITVTCIESLYLPPVTTTPTTTTPTTTFTSTTITTIITTAISAAMSTLSSTNTPSLDTDIQSSFTTPTATYNTTGIVRTDTHPTQDSTPPWIIAVSIVIPVVLIAVAVVIYYILSKAKKNDTAKRNPT; encoded by the exons ATGCTGCTTATAATACTCGGATTTTTCTTTTTGAAAG GTGTTATGTCCAGCTGCAGCTCCTTCTCTGTCGATACAACAATAG TTGCCAGGATGTGTCACAACAGCGTCGTGGTCGGCCCAAAGGTCTACATCGATGCCGACGACGCCGGCAGCACCACTCTGTCGTCAGGAGTTCCTTGCACGTGCACTGTGACCACACATGTCGGCAAGGTGATGGAGATCCAATCCAACTTCACTGGAGCTGCAAGTACAAT ATGTGGCACCTCCATGGAAATCACCGGTCTGGGTGTGAGCAACGGGACTGCATCGCACTCATGTAACAATTCTACGTTTGACGTCGCAACACACACGTACATGAACATGACCGTGGGAGTAAACAAAGTCCAGACTCCGTACCAGTCTACGTACTGCGTGTCGTTGGATTTTC GGTACTGCGGAATGGGTCAGTTCCAGTGCAACAGTGGATATTGTATACCGGACGCTAGCAGATGTGATTCTAATCCGGACTGCACGGATGCTTCGGACGAGGACAACTGTGGTGGAG GGAGTGTGAAATGTTCGGAGGGACTAGTTGTTTGTCCCGGAGGTCAGGGCTGTATGGCCCAGGCAGGCAGGTGCAACAACGTCACGGACTGCAATGATGGATCAGACGAAGCTAAATGCCAAA CTGAGGTAACGACGACAGGAGTTTCGCCTACAA ATGACCCATCAAAGCCTCTCATCACAGTCACGTGTATTGAGAGTCTGTACCTACCGCCCGTAAcgacaacaccaacaacaactacTCCGACAACAACTTTTACTTCTACAACAATTACTACAATAATTACTACAGCTATATCAGCTGCCATGTCCACCCTTTCCTCAACTAACACACCATCGTTAGATACTGACATTCAATCATCATTTACAACCCCTACCGCGACGTATAACACAACAGGCATCGTACGTACTGATACACACCCTACTCAAGACTCAACACCACCGTGGATAA TTGCAGTCAGTATCGTAATACCAGTCGTCCTTAttgctgttgctgttgttatttATTACATTCTTTCGAAAG CTAAGAAAAATGACACTGCGAAAAGAAATCCAACCTAA
- the LOC127853618 gene encoding integumentary mucin C.1-like isoform X2 → MNSMISVMSSCSSFSVDTTIVARMCHNSVVVGPKVYIDADDAGSTTLSSGVPCTCTVTTHVGKVMEIQSNFTGAASTICGTSMEITGLGVSNGTASHSCNNSTFDVATHTYMNMTVGVNKVQTPYQSTYCVSLDFRYCGMGQFQCNSGYCIPDASRCDSNPDCTDASDEDNCGGGSVKCSEGLVVCPGGQGCMAQAGRCNNVTDCNDGSDEAKCQTEVTTTGVSPTNDPSKPLITVTCIESLYLPPVTTTPTTTTPTTTFTSTTITTIITTAISAAMSTLSSTNTPSLDTDIQSSFTTPTATYNTTGIVRTDTHPTQDSTPPWIIAVSIVIPVVLIAVAVVIYYILSKAKKNDTAKRNPT, encoded by the exons GTGTTATGTCCAGCTGCAGCTCCTTCTCTGTCGATACAACAATAG TTGCCAGGATGTGTCACAACAGCGTCGTGGTCGGCCCAAAGGTCTACATCGATGCCGACGACGCCGGCAGCACCACTCTGTCGTCAGGAGTTCCTTGCACGTGCACTGTGACCACACATGTCGGCAAGGTGATGGAGATCCAATCCAACTTCACTGGAGCTGCAAGTACAAT ATGTGGCACCTCCATGGAAATCACCGGTCTGGGTGTGAGCAACGGGACTGCATCGCACTCATGTAACAATTCTACGTTTGACGTCGCAACACACACGTACATGAACATGACCGTGGGAGTAAACAAAGTCCAGACTCCGTACCAGTCTACGTACTGCGTGTCGTTGGATTTTC GGTACTGCGGAATGGGTCAGTTCCAGTGCAACAGTGGATATTGTATACCGGACGCTAGCAGATGTGATTCTAATCCGGACTGCACGGATGCTTCGGACGAGGACAACTGTGGTGGAG GGAGTGTGAAATGTTCGGAGGGACTAGTTGTTTGTCCCGGAGGTCAGGGCTGTATGGCCCAGGCAGGCAGGTGCAACAACGTCACGGACTGCAATGATGGATCAGACGAAGCTAAATGCCAAA CTGAGGTAACGACGACAGGAGTTTCGCCTACAA ATGACCCATCAAAGCCTCTCATCACAGTCACGTGTATTGAGAGTCTGTACCTACCGCCCGTAAcgacaacaccaacaacaactacTCCGACAACAACTTTTACTTCTACAACAATTACTACAATAATTACTACAGCTATATCAGCTGCCATGTCCACCCTTTCCTCAACTAACACACCATCGTTAGATACTGACATTCAATCATCATTTACAACCCCTACCGCGACGTATAACACAACAGGCATCGTACGTACTGATACACACCCTACTCAAGACTCAACACCACCGTGGATAA TTGCAGTCAGTATCGTAATACCAGTCGTCCTTAttgctgttgctgttgttatttATTACATTCTTTCGAAAG CTAAGAAAAATGACACTGCGAAAAGAAATCCAACCTAA